The Oxyura jamaicensis isolate SHBP4307 breed ruddy duck chromosome 3, BPBGC_Ojam_1.0, whole genome shotgun sequence genome segment ATAGATTTCAGCAGTTCTACCTAATGAAAATGTAGAGACTTTCCTgcctagaaaacaaaatgggaCTGCAATTTGAAAAGGGGGAAGGCAAATGCTGCTGTTTGATATGTAGTATTTTAAACCAAACTGGGTAGAACATTTGTCCAGGTGTTTTGGGGGAAATAAGCTATTAACACTCTTCCACTTCTGTAGGATTACAGAATGAGGATGAGTATGAGTACGGAAAGCTAAAGAAAAGGCCTCCTATCAGATTATGGCAGTTGATTAAAGCTGGCGGAGGTCAGATAAAGGATCCTGCAAGTGAAGGAAGAGTTTGTGCTTTGTAGGCAAACCTCCCAATTCTATACCTAGAAGTGCAAAATCCTCGTGGTTTAgggttattttcctttataaactGTGTTTGTCGTGGCTATCGAATCTTGTCTGCCCATAATTACTGGAGAAGGACATCAGGGAAGTTTTAAGGCTCCTCGCTCAATGCCAAATACAGTCTCCTTATTGTGAGTTGGCAGAAGGTTAAAAGTGTATCTTGTTAAAGATTTGGAGCTGTAGAATTGAGCTAGTACTAATTTGGTCaaatgaaatagtattttttttttcagtatttccaggGACTTTACTGGAGCAGGGTTCCTGTTTTCAAGTTGCTTACATTTCACTGTCAGTAGTGTGGCATTGGTAGTTCTGTGCTGCGCATATGTGTAGAAGGAAGCATTCAGCTTGTGGCACTGTTTGTGTTTCATAGTGAGAGAACTTCAAAGTACTTAAAATTGCTAGGGTGAGCTGAGTAATGTTGTTTAAAAGACTTAGATCGTTCTTAGAGTAGTTTAGCCTGGAACAGGCCTTTAGAAGTCCAGCCTCCCACTCAGAAACAAGGCTAAGTATTGTAGATCGCTTTGAAAGTACAGGTTAAGAAAATAagatcctatttttttcctgaactgacAGCTGCTGACGTACTTTAGGAAGTGTTAAAAATGTGCTATGAAATTATTGTACCAAGCTTTTACTGGAGGGAGAGAAGTCGCTGCCAATGTAGTTTGTTCAAATAATGATGGTGAAATCTGTCTTGGTATCTGACATGAAATTGACTTTTAAAAGTTGATGCCTGCTTGAATCTCTGTGCAGGTAATGGTAATGCTATATCTTCTAGTGTGCCAGATAAAGTAATTTGGATTTCAATTCCAAGTTAATTACTGTGTTGAATGTGTTCTTTGAGTAGCTCTTGTTGAccttgtttatttaaaagtttaaaaccaaatgtattttcttcccctcagtAACCAAAGTAAGGAGGCTTTCATTGACTGGGCAAGATACGATGATTCACAGGATCATTTTTGTGAACTTGATGGTAACATATTTAAGCTTTTTCagagtgtttgttttatttactgtctCTTAACCACACAAGATTATAGCTGCTCTACCAATAACcactttttaaagcttttaattttgtggTAAGCAGGCATGTGACAGTTCATATCATCTTACACACAGAGTGCAGTTTGTACAAGGAGCACTTAGTAGTCTACATTTATTGTTACCTCCTGCTAGTAAGTGGACAGGAGACTTACAGAAATAACTTAAATGGGAGGGATTTAgcctttttataaaaaaaaagaaaaatctgcttttcacagGAGATGTATCTGGCACAAATCTACGACAAATACTTGCACTTGATTCAGCTTCTTActacaatattatttttgctgctgttctgttgTCTATGCTTGGGCTGATAATGTTCTTCCAGCCTTGCTATTTCAAACAATCTCTGCTCTAAATTCAACTTTATTTGTAAAGACTTTGTTAAAACATTAGGATACTAAATTGTCTTCCCTCTGCTCCATGTGTGAGTGTAACATCTGCACGTAACATTCAAAGCTTAAAGgagtatttttcagataaacacGAGAATTGTCATATTCAAGAAAGGCtgctaaaagcatttttattaaatacctTAGTAAGTTTTCTATGCTGTTAAGGTATTGTGCAAGACATTTTAATCTACCTTTAGACTAATACTTGGTGTCACCTGAGAAAGTAGTAGCTGTAGTGGGCTTAGCAGTTGTGGTTCTTTTTGAGCACTGGTACTGCATCTTATCTGTGAAATTTTCTGAATGAACTGTTTCTGTAATACATACTTGGTGAACATTACTGTAGATCTGAGCTGTTCTGTGCAATAAGCTGCTGTTGTCGCAACTGTCTTCAGACTGCACACTCTAACATTTTTAAGAGGATTCACTTGGGAAAGGTATAGTTCAGGAGCATTTCTTCTAGAAGTAATACTAGCTTAAGTAGTTCTGATACCATCTCCCTACTTTGTGCCCTGCTGAAAGATGATGTGCTACCCTCAACTGTGTGCttccagtgtttgtttttttttgtactggcTGTGGCATGCTTCTCACTGCATGGTAAGCTGATAGCAGCTTAGTTGAATACCAGGAAAGCTGACATCTCCCTTCCAtctcccaggctgctggggtGAACTGGCTTGTTAGGTGAGTCCCTGAGGTGGTGCAGGGAGAggtgagagagagggaaaactgCACTGGGAGTgacagggaggagagagaaactgtttttctcttcattacCTCTCTTCCTGGTGATGTCGGAGCCCTTAATTCACTCAACTGTAGCACAAAGCTATAtcttcagttttactttttactaGTGTTTTGTTGGGTTTAACGATAGAGTAGCTAAAGAAATTGAtctagctggaaaaaaaaaagttcttaatcTAGGTCGGTTTTCCATCTTTCTGTTGTGCTGCCCCACAGACTCAGCTGTATATGGATAATGAGAACAAAGCGGAGAGCCGAAGTGACCAGGAAGTGTAGGAACTGCTAGGGTTAGCCATGCTGTCAGAGAAATCAAGTTGTAGTTTGACGTTGTTCCATCTGGCACTCACTGTGGTCTTGTGTCTtgtctgtctcttttctttgtttttgctgctaCTGCTGAAGCGATGCTTAACTGCTCGTGCAGGATCATCTCTTCTTTTCAGAGCAGtttccattctttctttgtcttttttcaaCATCTGAGGAAATGTTCAGTTGCGCTGCTTGGGCTGTTCCTATGAATAAGTCTATGGAATTCTGCTTTGTATTGTATGCAGGTCTTAAGCATGATTTGTTATTGACCTGGAAACTCaaagagaaggggagggagTGCTTCCTGCTTTTTACTGATTGTAACTGGAAAACTTACTCCAGTTCATTATTCTTACTCTATTCATACAGAGTTTTCAAGCAGAAAGAGCGTTGTTTAGCCATTTACTTTGGGTATGTTGCCAGAATTTGAAGTGAGATGAGAGATGAGAACGCAACTTGTTGAAATGCTGTTTAAACACTGTTTTGTGCTGTaagcagcagtgtgtcctgggATATGCTGAGTTTGTTCGATTAAGCAGTAGGGTCCATACTTTGTGCCAGCATACAAGATTGTTTGAGGAATAAGCGATTTagctaataaaaaaatcttccaggTATTAAGGAGACCAGGAGACCCCTTAGCAGCATTCCTGTTTCAGAGAAGCAACTCTTCTCTCCCCTTCTTCACACCGAATAATGCTAAATGATTAAATCCCGAGTTTGAAgcctgtttaaaacaaaacactgtttatGTCTTAGCATATGGCAGGAGAACACACTGCATGACAAGTGTTTATGGCAGAGTTGAAGAAGTCACTTAGAAGTTTTCAGACATTGTAGAAATTTTGGCAGCATAAGAGACTGTGGAATAGATAATGTTCTTTGGGGTTTTCTGCTTAGTGAGtatattgctttatttctgtgtacaGAGCATTTAGAATCCAGCTGGAGAATTAATAGTATTATATCAGACCTCTTATTTATATGTAGTCCTGTGActttttatttaagtattttttaaatgatcagTTGGAAACCTTTTGTTACATATTCTTATTTAGATGAGAGGTCTCCAGATGCACAGTACGTGGATTTGCTGCTGAACCCAGAACGTTACACTGGCTACAAAGGGCCCTCTGCTTGGAGAGTGTGGAACAGCATCTATGAAGAAAACTGCTTCAAGTAATCAGGAGGGAGAAGCCTATTTTTATACATATGCTTCAATTTAGCTTAAAACTGATTTTGcactttctaatttattttctaggcCTCGATCTGTCTATCGCCCTTTAAATCCACTGGCACCTAGTAGGGGTGggtcttttctattttattttcttaatgcaaTTCTTTTAACATAGTGACTGCAGTGTAAGTGATAGCACACCTAAAGACTGAAGAAtactatttctttctgctttttaaatttcctgTGTAGAGGCAGTTGTTAACTTTCAATACCTAGACTTAGGTTTGTGATACTTGATTACATATGCACTTTTAAGCATGCGAAAGCACAGCCTAGAGCATCGGGCTTATTAAGCAACAGGCTTATTGTCAGGGGAGCTGACCTGACAATTCAAGTATATCTAAAGCTATTCAATAGAGAAGTGTCACAGTAGTGACTTTCTGGTGTAGGTGGGAAGGACTTAAAATTCAACACAACTTTCAGcacaactgttttattttcttgtctttttttttctagagcaTTTAATTTAATCCCTTTAACTCATAGTCATCCTAGTATAATGTAGCTGTATGTTTTCCATAAATATAGTCTATTAAAAGTGTACAAATAATTGCATTGTCTTAAGAAAGTGGATACTTAGGAAGGCTCaggtatttgctttttaaaaacatgccaATGGCTTgagttttaaattttcaaattaaaactgaGAACTATAACAGTATGTTCTAAGTGAATCAGCTTTTCCCTGTCAGTGTCtcatttcccattaaaaaaaaaaaaaaaaagaaaacatcaccaGACAGAAACTCAAGAGGGATTTTGGTAATTACAAACAGTGAGGTAATACATTCGTGGTATATACAACTAAAAAGAATTGCAAGAGTAGTTTAACTCATGGATTagaattttcagagaaaagcagtggTCAGATCCTTGAATAATGTGAACTGAAGAACAAGACTTACTGTCTTTCTGAAGCTTAAAAATGGCTTTCCAGAACATATAAATCAACAGCTACTAAGTGTTTAAATTTAGTGACTCTATTATAAAGTGTCTAGTCTCAGATTGtcttgaggaggaagaagaggatggAAAGTAGATTGTCTTCTGGGAGATTAAATAAGTTTCTTgcactttttcagtttttgtagTAAAGCCTGTGTTTCATTACTGCTTTGCTGTggaaatgatgtttttaatgctcatggatttttatttctctcacccccacccctccaGGAGGAGATGATGGTAAGTTACTTTATTTTGCCTGACCTGCAACAATTAAGCAAGCATTGTACAGTTTGAACTTTTCGTTTATTTGCATTGCTGCTGTAGCATTAGAGGCCAgggacattttgtttttatgaaggTAATTGCttattcagaaaatgtttttactttgaCAATTCTTTCAAGCTGAGTAGGGGAAGGGGTGAATAAGAGCAAAATCGAGTTGTGTTACTGGTTCTTATCTTTCTAACAGTTGTGATAATGCTGTTTGCAAGATAAGTGGATATGTATAAAGGATTCTTGGGTCTCCTCCAGAGCCCCATTGATACTGATGTCAGATCCCCTTAAATAAGAGGGACAGgtgttcatttgcttttttgccAGCAAGGTTGGGAGAGGCTGAGGCGAGAAAGCATTGGGTCTGTCTACAGTGAGATACTCTTTTTGGTTACTCAGATCTCTCAGGCAAAAGCTCTAATCCTACTGGAAACCTTCAGACAGTAGCAGTTAAGGTAAAGGTCATTGGTTATGATGCAGAGGAAAGATGGAAGtgctagtttaaaaaaaaaaaaaaaggccagttaaaaagaaagctaGTTAATAGAGGCAATaatatcaaaacagaaaagtgttctggtggttttttgtttatatgtCACTAGTGATTTCCTGTGACCTATTGAGCCAAAGCAGCTGTCTTTTGTAGAAGTAATGCTTATAGAGAAGATGCTTTATGGGCTAGGATGAAAGAAGTAGGTAGGATATTTTCCCCCTCATGTTTCAAAGACATGAATTAATTATTGTGCGTAACAGAGAAGGAACGCTAGGAAGTCATTGTGAAATCACTagggttttcttctgctttgaattTAATTGATACTGACTTCCTAGAGAATCATTGTTTAGAGGTAGTAAtgaatgttttacttttgtCTGATGGAATGAGTGATGTTCACTTTTTCTATTAACTGTTAAAAAGCTAATAGTGCATTAAAGCACTGCCTTGATGGTAATGCTTATCAATTAGCATACAGTTGCTTTTTGTGctaatttaaatttttcagctgattttgCTCAGcagatcttttttcttaaattgtgaGGTTTTAGAGGTTAAGTTACTATTTGTACAAAGTTTGACAGATTGATTAAATGTCTTGTGAGATTACAGAATTACATACCTTTGTCTTAAGTGTTTCTCTGCGTGAATATGAGCACAGGgattgtttgcctttttttggttgtttttaatcatGTCCAAAATAGAAAAGTAGTGCAGGGTACTGTTACTGACATGAAGCTGCGTCTGTTGAAACTTCATAGTAGCATTTAGACTAAACCTTTGTAGGTTTAGTCTAAGAACATGTCCATTACAGAACTGGTATAAGCAACAGTAAGTTTGGTAGTGCAGTATTTGACTTAGGACCCTCACCCCTTCTGTTAAACCCAGGGAATCTAGGCTGGTGTCTGTTGGAAACCAAGATTTAGTGGTTTCTGTGCTCTTGGAAATGTTCTTAGTGACTTCCTTAAAATACACAATCATAGACGGATGCAGGGAATGTAAACTAGATGCCTTTCCACAGATACTCTTGTTTGCTTAATTATACTCTTTCATCATATCTTCAACCAGTAGTGCATTTAATTGTGCTTATCCTTACTGTTGAATGCCCTCACTAGTATCTTAGTTACGCTTATTCTtgtatttctcttattttgacCCAAGAGATTTAAACTAACCTCAAAGTTTAGCCACTTCAGTGCCTATTCTCACTTCAATAGTTAAATTCTGTAGCTTTATGTCCAGATGACAGCTAATGTTAGTATACATAATAATGTAAAGGTACTGTaatgataaaattaatttaactaTATGTTATCCATTTACAGGAGAATCTTTCTACACATGGCTAGAAGGTAATCCTCTTGGGTTGGggttaatataatttaaattcacTAGAAACAAAACATCAGTATTTTTACTCTCTCCacgtattttttttcatagtgtAACTGTTTTCCAGTGCCATGAAGCTTTGtggttttgatttcttcctgaaagaacATGACTCTAATTCAGTGATAGAGTCAATTCTGACTAGGATGGGTCACAGTATAGTTCTGTTTTCCAGACTGTCAAAATCAAAGACTATTTCAAATCTATTGTTCAAACAATGTAAGCATCTTATTTTTGCATGTCAATTTACCTGTGCTAATTGACCAGATGGTTATTTGATTGCATTTATTAGAACACTGAAACACCaaataagaaatgttaaatgtcatttttggtGGTACTTTATGTACAAAAATAAGAGGTGTACTTTCCCTTTGATGGATATAAGTACCTACTAGATGTACTGCTAGAAATAATGATCAAGAGCTGTAACTGTAACTCTTGAAAGTTAAATGGTGCAGAGATGCCTCAGTGGCATGTCAAGATATATCAATTTTAATACATTGTTTCCAGTACTTAGTTTGggatttgcttttctctttttcctcaaCAGGTCTTTGCCTTGAGAAAAGAGTGTTCTATAAACTCATTTCTGGGCTTCATGCTAGCATCAACTTGCATCTGTGTGCCAATTATCTTCTTGAAGGTAATTTTAAGTCTGGGTAAAGCTGAGAAAAGGAATACTACATCTGTAAcgtgtatttattttctttctgaaatatttttgtgtatacTTGGTTCTTCTCTGGTTTGTTCTATTTTCCAAATATGATCTTAAGCTCCacccctcttttttcttctgtgtagaAACCTGGGGGAAGCCTAGCTGGGGACCGAATGTGAAAGAGTTCACTCGCCGCTTTGACCCTATTGAAACAAAAGGAGAAGGACCAAGAAGGCttaaaaatttgtatttcttgtaTTTGATAGAGCTGCGTGCTTTATCAAAGGTTGCACCATACTTTGAGCGTTCGGTTGTTGACCTTTACACAGGAAATGGCCATGAGGATGCTGAATCTAAAGCGCTCTTACTAGAAATCTTCAGGGATACAAAGTAAGGCATGAGGTTTTTTATCAATAGCTTGAAATTCTCAGTTTTGCTCTCCAGTGAGAATAGATGACTTCTTGACAAGATAGAACAAGGGAGAGTGACATGAGGAAATAAATAGTGGGGGAGAAGAGGAATTTGTGTGTTTGACAGGATGAGAGATGTTTTTTGAGGCTTGAATATGTGAATCTTTGAAACaggggtgggggaaaaaaaagaaccaccACCCTGAGCTACTTCCCATTTGTGGCttattcctgattttttcaGTGTAAGATGCATGATGtgttctgagaaggaaaatgctacatatgtttttaatgtttagtGAGTAATCCTGCATTTCTCTTATGCTTATCCTTCTTCCTTCTGGTTGTTCTGTAAGGCTCTTTAGTCCAATTCCTTTGCTTATCTTCTCACTATTATCTGCGGTCAGTTGCATGCTGCATGGCTTCATCTGTTGCCTCTAGTCATAGTCATGTTAAGTATTTGAGATGTGGTCAGACATCTGATCAACTGAAAGGCAAGTAGTAAGAACATCTCAATTTGTATTAGAAAGATGTCTTGATCAATGGAGATGAAGAACATTCTCCAAAAAATTGTAACAGTTTTCAGGCTATAGTGATGGAATGGTAATGTCGATACCATTTAGTAAATCTTTGAATACCAACAATTTGACATTTGAAGGATATCTTTGAAATGGAACAAGTAGGAACTCTGAAAAGAGTCTTACACTGTAACAGCTGCTTGATGGTACACTGTAGTTCACACTGGGGTTGTtgagttttttggttttttttggctttattaGGTCCTTCCATATGCACTTTGATGAGAAGTCCATGTTTGCTGGAGATAAAAAAGGAGCCAAGTCATTAAAGGTGAAGCTACTTTTCTAGTAAACATCGAAAATACCATTTTGGAattaagttgtgtttttttagaAAAACTGCTCTCAGCTTATGGCAGGTAGACTAGAAAAGACAGGGATGACATCTTACAGAATTTTATCTGAGGCCTCTTAATCTCCTTTACGATAAATGAATTCAAGGTGTTATTCCGAGTCAAGAAGACTAAAATCTGTAATTGGGACTGTGCTGTGAGGTAAATTAGTTGATATGGTATGAGTAATGCAAGtaaattgttatttaaatagAGTGTCAGCTTCAATTAGGCATCCTCTCCAATAAAAAAGTGatgttagattaaaaaaaagatgggtAATTTATGCACATTTGCTGGAATTAGATTATGATCttaacattacaaaagtatagTTCTCTGACACAAGATCCTAATGTGAATGCTGTTACTGCCTAAAACTCTTAGTGTTGCTGTTCAGGTTGCTATGTGCTGCAGCCACAACTGGAGTGTGGCTTATAGCAATAAAGgtctgttaaaaatattagtaaGTATTCAAATACTTACTTCAGTAGTagcattggattttttttatgatcAGTATTAGAAAGAATGCTTTTTGAAAGGTGGTACCAGTAGTTTATCAGCCCTGGTAGGGTTTAATatcaatatttaatatatttaatattaatatatcaattaataatataaacttaataatataaattgtcatatatttatatattattaacattaatattaatatctttaattttaatataaatatttaatatatttaatatagatAGCATTAATTACTTCTTTACTGTATTGCTTCCACCCTGGCTGAAGCTGCAAAGCAACAATCTGCCCATAGTTTTGGGTAGGAAATGCCTTTTGTGAATTGTGACTATTTTACCTCGTTGTCCAAAATGTAGGTTGGTTCAAAAAGAATTTGAATAATTTAATGGAATTAAAATTGGACAGTGACACACAATATTTAGAGCTCAGAAATTTTTGAGCAAGTTGATTATGTTCTGGACACTTGAGTTTCCAGTGGTATTCTGCATGtcctatatttttgtttttcaatacaTCAACTATTAGCGAAGGTTTGGAAACAAAATTCTGGGTATATGTGGACCTTTATTACAGCCTGACCCTGTATGGTAGTGGGTTTGCACAATTTTAGTAACAGAAGATTGATATTCTAGTGGTACTAAATTACTCTTTTAAAGATACTTTAAACTAACcttttttacctttgtttttgACTGCTAGGAAGAGTTCAGATTGCATTTCAAGAACATATCCCGCATAATGGATTGTGTTGGATGTGATAAATGCAGGCTGTGGGGCAAACTGCAGGTACAGTTTAGGTCCTTGATATCCTTACctctatattaaaaaacagacGTATGTTTAGTTTACTTTTAAACAAAGTATTCTTGATGGTTTtgttcaatatttatttttactcaatAGCTGTCTGTTATTTGTattctcaaaaattatttttggtttagAGCAGATAATTCAATGCAAGACTAGCTGCTTCTGATAGAGTTTCAATcccaattttattaaaaaaaaaaaaaaaaagtctgccaCTGGGAATGGCCATGGAGGAAGTAAAAGTATTGTGATACCTCATCATAAAAACCTAGTTTGACTTCGaaagggggaagagaaggaaaggagaggccTGATCTGACAGCTCCAACAACAGTGAGGCGTCTAATGTAGTGGAGGGAGGTGTTGTGACAGTCCTGGTTTTTATGTGTCTGGTGTGGCTAAGATGAAAAGAGATGGGAAAGGAAGAGTTTAAAACCATAAGGATTTAGAGTAAGTACCTGAGGAAACATATTCTTAAATAAGTGAACCAACTTGGTATGCAATTGATGGCATGCATTTGCATTGGTGTCCTGGATTGTGTGTAGCTATTTGGGTTGAGGCAGTGTCAGTATAAAAGAATTAATACTACGTTTTGGATGCATCAGTAGTTAACATTTTAATGGTTTTCTGAGTTGAAAAGAGTGACCTTATTGGCATTAAAACATCTGGATTTTCTTGTAGACTCAAGGCTTAGGAACTGCTctgaagattttgttttctgagaaagaaatacagaaccTTCCTGAGAATAGCCCATCAAAAGGCTTTCAACTCACACGTCAAGAAATAGTTGCTCTTGTGAATGCCTTTGGAAGGTAAGATTTTGTAATTtgtgtagttttttttaataaaatttcacTGTCGACACTCAAGGTCTGTGGAAAAGGCATGTAGATATAGCTCTTAAAGGATGAATTATTCTTAGTGATACTGATAAACTCAGTACCATCAAATAGTGTGTGGAGTACTGATTTTTAACCTTGGTTGTTTTGTGTTGGGACCTAACTCAGCCTTCATCTCAAATCTCTTGAATTCCATTAGACTCTTAAACAGTCTTAAGCATTAGACTGTCTCCTGCTTCTTGAGCAATAACTACAGCTCTTCTAGAAGTACACTttgtattctgttttaaatatgtatacctgaaaatgaggaaaaatatttgagggTTTCTTTTTTCAATGCAGTCATTTAGCCCTTAAGTTTTGGGATTTGGGGGTATGATGTAATTGTTTCTGTTAAAACTAGTGATTAATTTTGGAGGGAACAACAAAACTTTACCTCTTCAAATGGTGAAGTAAAActtaacagctttaaaaaaaaatgtagaatttgTCTTGTTTATTATGCTAATTCATCTGATCTTGaacataattatttctgtttaaaataattcacttaACATTAGCTATGGTTAgatctttaattaaatcaggactatttaaaataaatccaaactTTAATCCCTGTAACATGTTAAATGTAATGGAGAGCCAGATAGTAGATCTATTGAGGGGAAAGTAGTATCATAAGTGTTAACATTTGAAACAGAATTGTATAGTGTTTTTTCtattggggggaaaaaaagctccCATGGAAGACGGTGGTTTGCACTTCTTGTCACAGTTGACCTACTAACAcgtagggttttttttgttttgcaggctTTCCACAAGTATAAAAGAGTTGcagaattttaaagttttattgcAACGAACTAGGTAATGAAGGCCTTTGCACAAACCGCTAGTGAAGACCATTTGCAGGACTGCACTGAGCAGAAGGAACTGATCCTTACAGGACTCACATGAACtgataaaaagtaaaatcaaatacCAACTTGAATATTTATGTTGAAACTAGGAATGGTTGTTAATTAGAAAAGATATTTATGAATGAAGTATAtagtttttaaatgtgtaaattATGCCaatctgtttaattttcagttctctgctcACAGTTCTATTGTACTGACACAtcataaattttctttttcttgtctttgagACAGttgttttatatgaaaacaCAGGTACCTCAATCCTGACTTGGCCTGTCCTAAGTGAGGTGGTTCACCCCTCACCTCTCCCCAGTACTGAGCTTCAGTAAGTTCTGAGGACTGAGTATGCTGATTCTGGCTGTCTAAAAGTAAaaccagaaaaggaaataggGCTCTTGTTGAGTTCTGTCTTCTTACTGTAATtatgaaacttttaaaaataggaaaattacTGAACAGAAAATTTTACTTTGTACCAAGCTCCTTTGCAATATGCTGATACCAATTTTATTCCTTACATGCTGCTTTTCATAAGttcctattttctttaaaataaccaCCTTCTCTCTGATACAGCACAGTTGTAAGTGACTCTTCTTCACCCCCTTGGCAATCTACATTCACTTCAGGGGTGAGAGGGAAGGGCACGGAGAGATGGCTAGTGGAGCTTTGCTAGCTAAGTCTGTCAGGTTTGCATCTAGTCCATTTTATCTTCTAGATGGTAATCACAAATTCAGTCTCCAGAAATTGTCCTTTTAATGTCTAAGATAttaaaaacagcacattttgCTCTTTGAGCAGTGGGAATATATTTGCTTGTAATGGTTTATGTTTTAGTTGTGTGCTAAAAGGtcagtgcaaaaagaaaaaactttttatagtcactttaaaaaaaaaagtctttttaaaattcataatcATACTGACATTTAATATCACATACTCTATCTATGCAATCCCTAACTGTACCTTCTTAAAAAGGATATTCAGCATAATAAAACGGGTATGTTAATAATGTAACTttcataaaacatgaaattactTGTGTAATCACAGTCCACAAATGTTAATGATAATTTATCATTGACCAAGACGTAATTCAGAAGCAGTACTACTGATTAGTAGTAACCAAGTGTtggtttaaatttaaaatgaagaaagtttgtttttttaaaaccagcGTGTTTCAAAGTATAGTTAGGAGTTATGAATGTAGGAAGTGCTGGTACAGTGTAGATaccttttttgttatttttttttttaattcagcaaaTAAAGT includes the following:
- the ERO1B gene encoding ERO1-like protein beta encodes the protein MSGGGAGRSGAALRLLAALGCVLTAEAQLTGVLDDCLCDIESIDDFNTFKIFPKIQKLQERDYFRYYKVNLKRPCPFWADDGHCSIKDCHVEPCPESKIPVGIKAGSSNKYSKTANHSKELEDCEQANKLGAVNSTLSNQSKEAFIDWARYDDSQDHFCELDDERSPDAQYVDLLLNPERYTGYKGPSAWRVWNSIYEENCFKPRSVYRPLNPLAPSRGGDDGESFYTWLEGLCLEKRVFYKLISGLHASINLHLCANYLLEETWGKPSWGPNVKEFTRRFDPIETKGEGPRRLKNLYFLYLIELRALSKVAPYFERSVVDLYTGNGHEDAESKALLLEIFRDTKSFHMHFDEKSMFAGDKKGAKSLKEEFRLHFKNISRIMDCVGCDKCRLWGKLQTQGLGTALKILFSEKEIQNLPENSPSKGFQLTRQEIVALVNAFGRLSTSIKELQNFKVLLQRTR